Proteins encoded within one genomic window of Salipaludibacillus agaradhaerens:
- a CDS encoding MGDG synthase family glycosyltransferase produces the protein MKDKPLIFSASIGNGHTQAAKALNAELLKQGYSPKIVDTFYELNPYLHHLMLYTYLSMIKWQPSVWRKLYFHAEQVPLFHLLDKFSGLYITQLYRLVNQDNCPFIISTHPFVTAFLSNLIKKKNLNMPFYTVITDFVLHPAYLRETIDGYFTASCEIATFAKKNDIAPQLFTSTGIPILAHNTIPLTKEEARQKLGIPLTDKVVVIAGGGRGLTNYSRILKELDSLDDVLHIICMVGENIQAKKKLLKQKSKHDLKIVGFTDQFIVFLKASDTIISKAGGVTMAEALVCETPIVLFRSVPGHEEQNAQYLTDEGAAVSVASYKELATTLYRVLHRNDVRERLITRARSLKRPFAAHHIISCILQEEYEKTHRTVK, from the coding sequence ATGAAGGATAAGCCGCTAATTTTTTCTGCTTCAATAGGAAATGGTCATACGCAGGCTGCCAAGGCTTTAAATGCCGAGCTTTTAAAGCAAGGTTACAGCCCAAAAATAGTTGATACATTTTATGAGCTCAACCCTTACCTCCACCATCTCATGCTTTATACATATTTAAGTATGATTAAATGGCAACCCTCAGTATGGAGAAAACTGTATTTTCATGCTGAACAGGTGCCCTTATTTCATCTACTTGACAAATTTTCTGGACTTTATATAACGCAACTGTATCGGCTCGTGAATCAAGATAACTGTCCATTCATCATTTCGACTCATCCTTTCGTGACAGCTTTTTTGTCAAATTTGATTAAAAAAAAGAACCTGAATATGCCTTTTTACACGGTTATTACAGATTTTGTATTACATCCGGCTTATTTACGCGAGACTATAGACGGTTATTTTACCGCTTCATGTGAGATTGCTACATTTGCAAAAAAAAATGATATTGCACCTCAACTTTTCACATCCACTGGTATCCCTATATTAGCTCATAACACGATTCCTTTAACAAAAGAAGAAGCGAGACAAAAATTAGGAATTCCTTTAACAGACAAAGTAGTTGTGATTGCTGGAGGTGGAAGAGGACTAACGAATTATAGCCGCATATTAAAGGAATTAGATTCATTGGATGACGTTCTTCACATCATTTGTATGGTAGGTGAAAATATTCAAGCAAAAAAGAAGCTTTTAAAACAAAAAAGTAAACATGATCTTAAAATAGTTGGTTTTACTGATCAGTTTATCGTGTTTTTAAAAGCAAGTGATACGATCATCTCCAAAGCAGGTGGTGTAACGATGGCAGAGGCACTCGTTTGTGAAACACCTATCGTGCTTTTTCGTTCAGTGCCAGGTCATGAAGAACAAAACGCCCAATATTTAACTGATGAAGGTGCAGCCGTATCTGTGGCCTCATATAAAGAATTAGCAACGACTCTTTACCGTGTTTTGCACCGGAATGATGTGAGGGAAAGGTTAATTACACGAGCAAGGAGCTTAAAAAGACCCTTTGCGGCTCATCATATTATTTCTTGTATTTTACAAGAGGAGTACGAAAAAACACATCGAACAGTAAAGTAG
- a CDS encoding peptidoglycan DD-metalloendopeptidase family protein codes for MLKKMKKKSWTVMISSGPQSSIKQFKFQRLFVYSVIGLATIVIVSFGMLTIAYDNLRIENTALTNDLDEREEEIAKLNNENHAIYEEATAVQETVEEFKQIEELLNDLDLDLPSETIEEDGSGGLEFEENPDISSLNQDIHSDLIAIHSELPELLDDFESTVDALVAYEEQLRTVPTHFPAAEGRISSEFGNRSDPFTGAKRFHSGTDVAAPLDTEIYAAADGVVTEAVREDGYGNKIVISHGDTYETLYAHLNSMDVSVGDEVKKGDFIGGMGTTGRSTGVHLHYEIRRYGELIDPYKYMTFHQQENDIDEDES; via the coding sequence TTGCTAAAAAAAATGAAGAAAAAATCATGGACTGTGATGATCTCCTCTGGCCCCCAATCGTCAATTAAACAATTTAAATTTCAAAGGTTGTTTGTTTATAGTGTTATAGGTTTAGCAACGATCGTCATTGTTTCTTTCGGTATGCTAACCATTGCATACGATAACTTAAGGATTGAAAATACAGCTTTAACAAACGACTTAGACGAACGGGAAGAGGAAATAGCCAAATTAAACAATGAAAATCATGCTATTTATGAAGAAGCCACGGCTGTGCAAGAAACAGTGGAGGAATTTAAACAAATTGAAGAGCTTTTGAACGACCTAGATTTAGACCTCCCTTCTGAAACAATTGAGGAAGATGGAAGTGGGGGTTTAGAATTTGAAGAGAATCCAGATATATCTTCTCTTAATCAAGATATACACAGTGATTTAATTGCTATACATTCAGAGTTACCAGAACTATTGGACGACTTTGAAAGTACAGTGGATGCTTTAGTGGCATATGAGGAACAATTACGAACGGTACCAACTCATTTTCCGGCTGCTGAAGGACGCATTTCTTCAGAGTTCGGTAATCGAAGTGATCCGTTTACTGGGGCTAAAAGATTCCATTCTGGAACAGATGTAGCTGCTCCGTTAGACACTGAGATTTATGCAGCCGCCGACGGTGTTGTGACAGAAGCTGTTCGAGAGGATGGTTATGGTAATAAGATTGTGATAAGTCATGGTGACACATATGAGACACTATATGCTCACTTAAACTCAATGGACGTTTCTGTCGGTGATGAGGTCAAAAAAGGAGATTTCATTGGCGGAATGGGTACAACTGGAAGAAGTACAGGTGTTCATTTACACTATGAAATCAGGCGATATGGTGAATTAATTGATCCTTATAAATACATGACCTTCCATCAGCAAGAAAACGATATTGATGAAGACGAAAGTTGA